Genomic DNA from Pirellulales bacterium:
ACGTTCTCTCACGCGCGCGAGGGATTCAAGACCTCGAGGCGCACGCGCTCGATACGCCGCCGGGTGACGTCAATCACGGTCAGGCGAACATCGTCGACAGTCATCGATTCGTTCACCGTCGGAATATGTCCCAGATGGCTGAAGACGAAGCCACCTATGGTGTCGAAATCGCCGTCCTCGGGCAGGTGCGTCCCCAGCCGCTCGTTGACTTCGTCGATGCGAACGCGGGCCTGCACTTCGGCCGTGTTGTCGTCGATGCTTTTGATGCCTTCGACCAGGTCCTCGTCATATTCGTCGACGATCTCGCCCACGATTTCCTCGAGCACGTCCTCGATCGTGACCAGGCCCGACACGCCGCCAAACTCGTCCAGCACCACGGCCATATGGTTGCGGTTCTGCTGGAACTCTTGCAACAGCTCGTCGAGGCGTTTTGTCTCGGGGACGAACAAGGCCGGACGTAATAAGCTGCTGACATTCGGGGTTCGCTCGGCCGGCGCCTTCATCAGTTCCGGCAGCAGGTCCTTCATGTGCAGGATGCCGATGATGTCGTCCCGGTTCTTGTCGTACACCGGAATTCGCGTGTGTCCTGAGGTGATGACGAATTTTACGACCTCGTCGAGCGACAAGCTGACGCGCATCGACAGCATATATGTGCGCGGCGTCATAACCTGCGCGACCTCGGCATCGCCGAGTTGAATCACGCCTTCGATCATCTCGCGCGCATCGTCCTCGAGTGATCCTTCGCGACTTGACTCACCCAGCATGCCGCGCGACTCGCCGTCCGACGAGGGTTCGCCAAGCGCCGCTGGGGTCTGGCCGGCAGCCATTTGCCCCAAGAGCTCGAATCGTTGCGCGGCGATCACCAGCGGCGCCAACAGTCGGCTTACCGCACGCCACACGGCCCAGGTCGCGGTGATGAACGAGGGACCGAACAGTCGGACCAGCGCGGCCGGAATCCACACATTCGCCATCAACACGGCCAACCCGCCCACGGCCGCGATCAGGCCGAATTGCGATAAGACGCTCCACTCCTTCACGGCCGGGAGCGACATCAAAAATTCGGCCGTCGCGGCCAGCAACACAGCGGTGGCCAGCACCTGCAAGCATTCCGCGCCGAGCGCCACTTGTCGCTGGCCGGCCAGGATTTCGCGTACGAGATCGTCCGCGCGGCGGCGCCGACACGCATCTTCAAGCTCGTCGCGCGATAAATCGCGCAAGACGTGGCCGGCGGTAGCCGCGATCGAGGCGACCAGCAAGCTGGCGACGGCCCACACAATCATGCTGCCCGCGATCAAGACTGGTTTCCTTTCCCGACCAATTGTCCTTGTGCCATGGTGCCTACGCTCAGGTCGAACCGGGCTAGGTATCGTGTCTCGGCTTCGCGCATGAGGCCGGCGTCGGCGGGCGACTTGTCGTCGTATCCAACCAGATGCAGCCCGCCATGAATGACATACAGCAAGAGTTCGTCGTCGGGCCGCCAGCCGTATCGCGGGGCGCTGGCCGTGGCCGTATCGGCGCTGACGACGATTTCGCCGTCGAGCCCCGCGGACGACTCTTCGAGCACGAAGCTCAACACATCCGTGGGATAGTCATGCTGCAGAAAGCGGCGGTTCAAATCGTGAATCGCCGGGTCGTCCACGATCGCCACGCTGATCGTGGCACGTGCAAAGCCGGCGTCGGCTAGAATCGCGGACAGGGCCGCGCGCAGACGCGGCTCGTCGACCGCCATG
This window encodes:
- a CDS encoding hemolysin family protein; protein product: MIAGSMIVWAVASLLVASIAATAGHVLRDLSRDELEDACRRRRADDLVREILAGQRQVALGAECLQVLATAVLLAATAEFLMSLPAVKEWSVLSQFGLIAAVGGLAVLMANVWIPAALVRLFGPSFITATWAVWRAVSRLLAPLVIAAQRFELLGQMAAGQTPAALGEPSSDGESRGMLGESSREGSLEDDAREMIEGVIQLGDAEVAQVMTPRTYMLSMRVSLSLDEVVKFVITSGHTRIPVYDKNRDDIIGILHMKDLLPELMKAPAERTPNVSSLLRPALFVPETKRLDELLQEFQQNRNHMAVVLDEFGGVSGLVTIEDVLEEIVGEIVDEYDEDLVEGIKSIDDNTAEVQARVRIDEVNERLGTHLPEDGDFDTIGGFVFSHLGHIPTVNESMTVDDVRLTVIDVTRRRIERVRLEVLNPSRA
- the ybeY gene encoding rRNA maturation RNase YbeY; protein product: MIQIDINNEQHRMAVDEPRLRAALSAILADAGFARATISVAIVDDPAIHDLNRRFLQHDYPTDVLSFVLEESSAGLDGEIVVSADTATASAPRYGWRPDDELLLYVIHGGLHLVGYDDKSPADAGLMREAETRYLARFDLSVGTMAQGQLVGKGNQS